The Artemia franciscana chromosome 11, ASM3288406v1, whole genome shotgun sequence genome has a segment encoding these proteins:
- the LOC136033265 gene encoding homeotic protein spalt-major-like translates to MSRRKQSKPIRHSDEFGVEQCIVENRFEGKVSGSYSAEEGAGNPAADLIFQGVLSDKGNLAGTSVSGSVSQDESESEQEHEDHQDSTNNNQRRKRERHTSTESLDEDNQIPESMSEALRMANPFLNGNALEAAYSPFLPPATNLININNALDALQNTRMAIAQFAASAFTNNPQNPNSIQELASLQSTLYGLHQQQFLQMQLIHQLQQQVQITQKGPIPPQKMEKVEDIDKNEKLEEDKESQKLPEALNVQTGENDIHYDNLPSLADSILQTSEPLPAPDAPSTLEMLQRSTQQVLNNASQGLLSSNLADELGFRAASANSSDGKNSKDGMFKHRCRYCGKVFSSDSALQIHIRSHTGERPFKCNICGNRFTTKGNLKVHFQRHAARFPHIKMNPHPVPEHLDRFHPPLLSQLEIEESPQNEAKSPGSNSSLTNVPLAVSGQSFPRPPMGVISNFPSPLYRSFNPDLIRARQPFMFNSESLLDKEEVVHRQKKDQEMPQNLIKEYKSDTPVQGEPNEATKLLDKIGEKQENEDKKSQEENLLENQNQLYDECSLGSKYSSDEEMNQEIDEEEEQSCDETPENLSLKPLQLQPHQILPPFPHPHMRFPLSIPGNPLIPFREGPPVLHHGQGSILLPSDVDPAKDPAIYTNLLPRPGSNDNAWETLIEVTKASETTKLQQLVDSIENKMSDPNQCVICHRVLSCKSALQMHYRTHTGERPFKCKICGRAFTTKGNLKTHMGVHRAKPPSRLLHICPVCHRKFTNGIVLQQHIRLHTGEPTDLTHEQIQAAEVRDFPVFPFMGAYPNPFFTMPHFGLRIPNEENDKSFNNIKSEVRSGSPFDSIPSEPPASSPAGSERRNDTDEKKAASESESDQSDEYRTKSSQGSFAPLDLTSVSNVATGLDQKSPVSSPLASLTSTSLPTTFNPLNLPVAPGRGNTTCNICFKTFACHSALEIHYRSHTKERPFRCNICDRGFSTKGNMKQHMMTHKGMEGDMSRNSKSLSISDVSQEERSSSELSLPDFRINCTDSDKEKTQSISFFAQFCPKDPVLPTPVGYWGNFLKQEGEKRYMDRISPQGQGVTKDGHSEDDPTSPTGKPNLSPDYPKVFLTASTSGSELDLSTKSSHTFVQHASRPMLPLP, encoded by the exons GTAGTTACTCTGCTGAAGAAGGTGCTGGAAACCCTGCCGCCGATTTGATATTTCAGGGAGTGCTTTCTGATAAAG ggaaTTTGGCTGGGACAAGCGTATCGGGAAGTGTTTCTCAAGATGAATCGGAGTCCGAGCAAGAACATGAAGACCACCAGGACTCAACTAATAATAATCAAAGACGGAAAAGGGAGAGACACACGAGTACTGAAAGCTTGGATGAAGATAATCAGATCCCTGAATCGATGTCTGAAGCTTTAAGGATGGCTAATCCTTTTTTGAATGGTAACGCCCTTGAAGCAGCATATTCACCTTTTTTACCACCTGccacaaatttaataaatattaacaaCGCTCTTGACGCGTTGCAGAATACCAGAATGGCGATTGCACAGTTTGCAGCCTCTGCCTTCACAAATAATCCTCAAAATCCCAATTCAATTCAGGAGCTTGCTTCACTCCAATCCACATTGTATGGACTTCACCAACAACAGTTTCTTCAGATGCAATTGATACATCAGTTACAACAGCAAGTACAGATAACTCAAAAAGGGCCAATTCCTCCTCAAAAGAtggaaaaggtagaggatataGATAAAAACGAAAAGCTGGAAGAAGACAAAGAATCACAAAAGTTACCTGAAGCATTAAACGTACAAACAGGGGAAAATGACATCCATTATGATAATTTACCATCACTAGCCGATTCAATCCTCCAGACTTCGGAGCCCCTCCCTGCACCAGATGCCCCCAGCACTCTAGAAATGCTGCAACGTTCCACCCAACAAGTTCTAAATAATGCATCTCAGGGTTTATTGTCATCGAATTTAGCAGATGAACTAGGTTTCCGTGCTGCTTCTGCTAATAGCTCAgatggaaaaaattcaaaagatggTATGTTTAAACACCGCTGTCGGTACTGTGGCAAAGTTTTCAGTAGTGATTCTGCATTACAAATTCATATTAGATCACATACAGGGGAGCGACCTTTTAAGTGCAATATATGTGGTAACAGATTTACAACAAAAGGTAACTTGAAAGTGCATTTCCAAAGACACGCAGCCCGGTTTCCTCACATAAAAATGAATCCTCACCCAGTTCCAGAGCACTTGGATAGATTTCACCCTCCTCTTCTGTCTCAGCTAGAAATAGAGGAATCTCCCCAAAACGAGGCTAAGTCTCCTGGGTCAAACAGTTCCTTAACAAACGTCCCATTAGCGGTCTCTGGTCAAAGTTTCCCTCGCCCACCCATGGGGGTTATTTCCAATTTTCCATCGCCTTTGTATCGATCCTTTAATCCAGATTTGATACGTGCTAGACAGCCATTCATGTTTAATTCTGAGAGTTTGCTGGACAAAGAAGAAGTGGTACATCGACAAAAAAAAGACCAAGAAATGCCGcaaaatttaatcaaagaatATAAATCTGACACCCCTGTTCAAGGAGAACCGAACGAAGCCACCAAACTATTAGATAAGATCGGAGAAAAgcaagaaaatgaagataaaaaaagtcaagaagaaaatctattagaaaaCCAAAATCAATTATATGATGAATGTAGTTTGGGCAGTAAATACAGCTCCGATGAAGAAATGAATCAGGAAATagatgaagaagaagaacaaaGCTGCGACGAAACACCAGAAAATCTAAGTTTAAAGCCATTGCAATTGCAACCGCATCAGATTTTACCCCCATTTCCACACCCACATATGCGCTTCCCCCTTAGCATTCCAGGCAATCCATTAATTCCGTTTAGAGAAGGCCCTCCTGTTTTGCATCATGGCCAAGGGTCTATTCTACTCCCCTCAGATGTCGATCCTGCTAAAGACCCAGCGATTTATACTAACTTGTTGCCTAGACCTGGCTCAAACGACAATGCATGGGAGACATTAATAGAGGTTACGAAAGCCTCTGAAACTACTAAGCTACAACAGTTAGTAGAtagcattgaaaataaaatgagtgACCCAAACCAATGCGTCATTTGTCATAGAGTGCTTAGTTGTAAGAGTGCGTTGCAAATGCATTATAGAACTCATACAGGTGAAAGGCCCTTTAAATGCAAGATTTGCGGTAGAGCGTTCACAACAAAAGGGAATCTTAAGACTCACATGGGGGTGCATAGAGCTAAGCCCCCGTCtagattattacatatatgtcCAGTGTGTCATAGAAAATTTACGAATGGGATAGTTCTTCAACAACATATAAGACTTCATACAGGTGAGCCGACAGATCTCACGCATGAGCAAATACAAGCGGCAGAGGTTAGAGATTTTCCAGTATTTCCTTTTATGGGTGCATATCCAAATCCCTTTTTTACAATGCCGCATTTTGGTCTTAGAATACCTAATGAAGAGAATGATAAGTCTTTCAACAATATCAAAAGCGAAGTAAGAAGTGGGTCCCCTTTTGATTCCATACCCTCCGAGCCTCCGGCATCCAGTCCTGCGGGCTCAGAACGACGAAATGATACAGATGAAAAGAAAGCAGCTAGTGAATCTGAGAGTGATCAAAGTGATGAATATAGAACAAAATCTAGTCAAGGCTCATTTGCACCGCTTGACCTCACTTCAGTTTCTAATGTTGCGACAGGACTGGATCAAAAGTCTCCTGTATCGTCGCCACTTGCATCGTTGACGAGTACATCACTACCTACGACTTTCAATCCCTTAAATTTACCAGTAGCACCAG GTCGCGGCAATACAACATGCAACATATGTTTCAAAACATTCGCGTGCCATTCCGCCTTGGAAATTCATTACAGGTCACACACGAAAGAAAGGCCATTCAGGTGTAATATCTGTGACAGAGGATTTTCAACAAAG GGAAATATGAAGCAGCACATGATGACTCACAAAGGAATGGAGGGGGATATGTCCAGAAACTCCAAAAGCTTATCAATAAGTGACGTATCACAAGAAGAGAGATCGAGTTCGGAACTAAGTCTGCCGGACTTTAGGATTAATTGCACAGATTCAGATAAGGAAAAAACGCAGTCCATTTCCTTTTTTGCACAGTTTTGTCCAAAAGATCCAGTTCTTCCTACCCCAGTTGGATACTGGGGAAATTTCCTGAAGCAAGAGGGAGAAAAACGCTATATGGATAGGATATCACCACAGGGTCAAG GGGTTACAAAAGATGGCCATAGTGAAGACGACCCAACATCTCCAACTGGAAAGCCTAATCTCTCACCCGACTATCCAAAAGTCTTTTTAACTGCCTCAACAAGCGGATCTGAGTTGGACTTATCGACCAAAAGCAGCCATACGTTTGTCCAGCATGCTAGTCGGCCAATGCTCCCCTTACCAT GA